Part of the Cinclus cinclus chromosome 10, bCinCin1.1, whole genome shotgun sequence genome is shown below.
TTTCATAGAAGTGCTAATGATTGTTTTAATACCATTTGCTTCCTAGACAAGCTCCAAAGAAGAGTTACCAAAAGCAACCAAGTTTCTGGCTCTGGATAAATGCCTGCCACACAGAGACTTCCTGCAGGTGATGAACACGTGTAGAAGGTTTTCACTTTTAAGTATTTCATGTGTTTGAACTGCTAGTGCTGTTCTTAGATATAAGATGAAGAATAGTGCTGATAAGTGgaggaatttaaaagaaactaGGAATGCTGGATGTGTGGAATGGTCTTTGTAGGATTTTGTCCTGAAATAAGACCGTTTTGTGTAGGTGCTGTGTTTCCTTAATCCTACCATTTCCATCTGAGAACAAGTACCTGACTTCAGTGGATGAGTCTCAAATAATTTGCTGTGAGAGTGAGCTGCTGACAACGTGTTTTTCAAATGCACTCAGGTGTTTAGAGTGGCTTTTATTTATCATCCCAAGGGGAAGGTGCTTCATTGTCTGTCCTTTGGTTGTGGGATGGTGGGATCCATTTGCCCTAGTACCTACTTTTAAAGGTGGAAGAGCGGATGAGGATGGGCTCTGACTATGCAAAGGAACATGAGTGCTAGTCCAGACTTAAAATCCTATAACAAAACTGATCTGGATTAGTACTACCTCCAGCAGCATGGAGAGTTTAATTACTTTGTGGAGTATTTAAAGTTAGAGCCTGACTAGGGCTTTGGCTAACCCCAATGGTTTGATTTGGGCTAATGTCACTGAAGACAAAGTGATCTGAATTTCAGTTCATCATGAAAGAGTTTAAAAACATGTCGTCTTAATTCATAGCTGTGCTATGAGTGAGCATTCGTACAGCAGAATGACTGTTCCTGTCAATTCTTGGTTTGTATCCACTTAGAAGTATCTTGGATTGAAAGAGATGTCTGCCAAGGAAGGTGGGAACCTCCCTTGGAATAGAAAATATGACCCCCTaccctccaaattattataattttgaaatgatGGGGatttcaggcaaagatacgggaaaaggaataacagtCCTTTCCCCGTATATAAAACgtatttaacaagacaaacaaacaaacaacaagaGCAGCATTAACTCCAAACACTCCCAGACCCAGTCCCAGCCTCCGTCGGTCTCAGGCACTTTCCCCTTCGGTGCAGTTccgggcacagccagcaggggcgcTGGTGGCTCgcggccgggcagggcggggcGATGACTCCCCCGaggctgcagggggcgctgcggCGCGGGCTCGGCGCCGCTCTGCGCGTGGGCGATGGGGGCggtgggagagagggaaaaggggctTCCTTCGCACACCCGCAGGGGCGGCCTGGCCGGGGCCCCTCCGGATGGCGAAATGGCTGCGGCAGGAACCTCGCAGCCGCAACGGCAGAGGCCGACACGCCCAGGGTGCCAAATCAAAGCGTAGCTCTAAGCCCCAAGTGGTGGCGGAGGCAGAAGGAGAGCGGGGTCTCGATGGGCGCTGGGTTTCGGGCTGAAGGGTAGCAAAAGCAGCGGCAGAAAATGGCCGGGGCTGTGCAGTGGCTTTGGGCTCCTGAAGGCAGCTGGGAGATGCTCCCTTGGAGTGAGGAGGAGTTTTCCCCTGAGGCACCCGAGTAGATGGGGAGGGTCCTTCCCAGTGACATCGGGTATGAGTAAGGTCCCAGTCCCAGGACTGCTCTGATGAGCAGAGGCTCACTCACAGTAAGGAAGCAGCAGTAAAGAACAGAATTCTGTGGTGCCAACAAattcttcctgcagcagcagcccagaaCCAAGACCACAACTGTCTCAGCTCTGATCCTGAGAGCAAGTGAGGGCCgaccccagcccctcaccctcAGCCAAGATCTGTCAGTATCTCTGCCTTTCCCAAGAGAAAACCCACCAACTAGGAGACGGAGCAAACTGCACCCCCTCCCTCCTGGCCAcatcttttgtttctcttaagtATCTGTTGTTCCAGTTTCTTTGTCaacaaatgggagaaaaattccctaagagaaagtaaaaaaaaaaaaccacggaaaaaaatcctaacctCCAACAGAAAGCAGCCTGAATTTAGGCGCAGgcaaattctctttttaagtTGCATCACTGTCCAGTTGCTGGCAGTAAGGGAGGGAGTGTGTTCTGCTTTTTAATTGCTCTAAGCTGAAGttcagaaatgccttttttacTGTTACTGATTGTCCTTTGTTAGCCCCTTATGGGGCGGCTGGCTTGAGAGGATTTGCTTGGTTGAGGCCACTAGCTCAGTGTACATTAAACTTCATTTAAACTCTGTACACTGAAAGTAACATTTGAAACTTTAATCAGATTCTGGTGTCAAGAGAAATAACTCaatctgttttctgtgtgtttggaaGTAGATAATAGATGTGGAGCATGATCCAAATGCAGGCGACTCGCTGGAGTACGATGCTGAATGGATTGCTGTTCTCAAGGCCACCAACAGTCTTGTTAATGTGACCCAGAGCTCCTGGAATATGCCTGACAAGAATGGCCTCCATGATAAGTAAGTTGTTTGCAAAACAGAGATGAAAGTGTGGTTGgttagtttgtttttctggacTGGAAGTAAAGTTATATTTGATATTTGAGTTGTGTTTCTGTTCTGCAGCCTGTAATGCCTTGCTAAATGccttgggaagaaaaggggaTATTGACAAAATATGTAGTCTAAAGCCTGCATCTTCTTAACTGCTCTACCTGGACAGTTAGTTTAGTTTTGCAAACTTAGATATCAGCATCTGAGGGACAGAAACTATACCATGAAGCTGAAAATCAGGCTGGGCTATGGGCATGGGTTGACATAATACACTAATCCTTGCTGGAGAGAAGGGTGTCTCAGTACtaaccaaaagaaaattaaaaccttcCTGAAAAAGCATTTGAGGCATAAAATGTCTGTTTTAAGATGAATTTATAATCCATCTTTGAAGGCTGTACTCTGTGGTGGGAACAAGCAGTACCTTTTGACTTGCTGCACTTGTTTGAACTTTTATTGTTTAGGTGGGATTACAGTGTGACAGAAGAAGCCATTAAAGAAGTGTTAGAGGAGCTGAACCATGACCTCAAAATTCCTTGCAACTTCACATTGACAGCTGCTTGTTATGATCCCAGCAAgccccaaaaaaacatggagcCAGTTCATACCATCAATCCCCAGACCACTGAGTTCTGTGCCCAGTTTGGCCTCACTGACATCAATGACAGGATCCAGCAGGCTAAAGAAGAGGGCTCAGGACGAGGTGAAtgtgaagaggaggaggaagaggagatggACAGTACTGGGTCAGCAGAGGAACCCAGTGAATACAATACAGATAATTCTGGCCTCTCCTTTAATCCAGATGAAATAATGCTGGATGAAGAAGGTGGTGATGAAGACTTGAGTACGTGTTCTGTAGATCCCTCCCCTGATCACCCTCCTGAGTTCTCTACGAGCTTCTCTGACATCCGGATCATGCCAGACTCCATGGCGGTGTCATCTGACGATGCCACAGACTCCAACAACGAGGAACTGGAGAAGTCTGGTGGGAACAAGCAGGTGGAGGAGAAGAGCCCCACTGAAAGGTCATTGAAGCGCATTGGTGCTGATGAAAACGAGAACAGTGGcgttaaaaaaatcaagagaagGAACCAAGCTCTCTATGCTGCAGAGGATGAAGATAAAACAGATTAATACTTCACAGGGTGTGTAACTAAgttccctccctgcctttctGTGGGAAGATGGAGAGAATTGTAGTGGACTTTGCGTGCTTTTAATGTCACATAATCTTAGTCATGTTACTTTCCTAAGCTCAGAGGCTGAACGCCCTTCTCAAAGGGAAGGTGATTTACCCAGAATAGACATCAAAGAAAGAAGCTGAGACTTTTTCCAGCAAAGTACTTTGTCAAAGGATGTAAAGTTCATATATCCTTGATTTTGCTTCAGTTCTTGGTGTATGGTGTATACTCCATATCTTCAGCTGAACAAGACTCACCATGCTTGTTTAACAAGAACTCTTAAACTGTAGCCTCAGTACGAGTGAGAGAATGTCTGACTTACAAGActgaatgattttattttattgcttttgtcTTGTTTTATACTGAACTGCTAGTACAAAGTAGCATACACAATAGGCCTgtgaatgaaatttaaaaatagaattccCATGATAACAAAACAGCAATAGAAGAATgaagattttttgtttctggtGATAGTCATGCCACAGAGAAACTTCTTGGTCATAAACAAAACAATATGTATTGTGCAGGATTGGCTTTTAATTGGATTTTTAGTTCTGATAGCAAACCAAGTCTCTTGATTTGGAGAATGACGATTTTATGGACACCATGGAAGAGTGCATCTCTATtcttaaaaactaatttttgttctgtttcttaaaACTTGAGAACAATGgcttaaaatggaaataattagGAAGGACAACTACCTAAATGTAGACACCACCTCTGATTAATTAGGGCTGTTTTTTGTGTTCATACAAGGCAGAAGGTAAGTTGCCTGAGACATTAACACCTCCCATTATCATTAGTGTCACTTTTCACTTCTCATTTCAGTAGCTGTAACTTGCTGAAATCTTTAAACTGGATTTGGAATCTTCCAAAGCGCCTTTGTAATCATCAGCTGAGGGAGAACAGGAGCTGCCAGAATAGTGACACTCTTGAAAGTtgtcttttcatttattttttcccatgaaTTATTAGTAAATGGCATTCCTTTTGCCTAAGAGGCCATGgggataaaatgaaaatgacaaTGTTTTCAAGCATATTAGAATTAATGTTCCTGACAgatggaattctggaattcatGGCCATGCTGCCCCGAGAGCAGAAGTAGCTCCTGTGCTTTTCCTCCTCGAAGGCACAGGCAGTGTGCAGGAGAAAGCATCTTGACAGGAACAGGGAGCTGGACGGGGAGCAGTGAGTGAAATGCATCCCTGAGTGTGAGTTGCGTATCAGGGTGGGGAATTCTGTCTTTGAATCACTTCCATCGTCTAGGGTTCATCTTGCTTCCTCTCCTGTCAAGCAGTTCACTACAAAATGTAAACATGTTAAGTATTCAAGGGCTAGAAAAGGGCATAATTAATGCTCTCAACAGTTCAATTAACACCTCATCAGTCAGAACAGCGACGAAAGAGCTGTGCTGAGGTATGAGGAGAAACCGGGAGTAACCTGGGTGTGACACTCAGAGTATGTAAAATGGCTGTGAAGTGTCAGGTGAGTTATTGAAGCTGAAGAGTCTTTTTAAGGGTCCTGGTAAAACCTTAGTCATTCCTCATGATCTCAACACTATAattgaaataaagtattttaaatataaattctgtTATGGACTTGAAAAGCCTCCCAAAGAACCTGAGCATGGCATTGAGCTCTCAGGGTCTCTGCACTGGAATAGAAGATGTATCTTGCATGTAATAGACTTTTCAGTCTGAGtccttacatttttaaaacaaactgttCTGTTGTGTGTTGTCCCATGCCTCCCCCCCTTCTGATAAATATGTTTCTTGAAGGCAGGAGACTCGGACAAGATACCATACTGATTTTTGAACCTTTGAAGAATTTTTTATAAAGTATTTTGGCGTCCCTTGAGCAGAATGTAGCTGGTAAATACAGTGAACATAAATGTTTCCCGAGTGTGAATCATGTCTGACCTCTAGAGTTGCGGTACCTTTTCTTGCAGTTGTTCACACCCTCTTTGCAGTTTGCAGTGTTCTCCCTACCTTACTTTCATCCATTATGGATTTTCCCTGTCGGCAAGATTCTTTGCTGTAAGGATTCA
Proteins encoded:
- the DBR1 gene encoding lariat debranching enzyme, with translation MKVAVAGCCHGALDKMYETLELLQRRHNVRPDLLLCCGDFQAVRNEADLRCMAVPAKYRDMQTFYRYYSGEKKAPVLTVFIGGNHEASNHLQELPYGGWVAPNIYYLGYAGVVRFRGVRIGGISGIFKSHDYRKGHFECPPYNQQTIRSAYHVRNIEVFKLKQLKRPIDIFMSHDWPRSIYHYGNKKQLLKMKSFFRQEVESNTLGSPAASELLQHLKPTYWFSAHLHVKFAAFMQHETSSKEELPKATKFLALDKCLPHRDFLQIIDVEHDPNAGDSLEYDAEWIAVLKATNSLVNVTQSSWNMPDKNGLHDKWDYSVTEEAIKEVLEELNHDLKIPCNFTLTAACYDPSKPQKNMEPVHTINPQTTEFCAQFGLTDINDRIQQAKEEGSGRGECEEEEEEEMDSTGSAEEPSEYNTDNSGLSFNPDEIMLDEEGGDEDLSTCSVDPSPDHPPEFSTSFSDIRIMPDSMAVSSDDATDSNNEELEKSGGNKQVEEKSPTERSLKRIGADENENSGVKKIKRRNQALYAAEDEDKTD